From the genome of Pelotomaculum isophthalicicum JI:
TCTTTTGCCAGAGATAAAGGTATTCCTTTAACAGTTATCGGGGCTGGCTCAAACCTTCTGGTTTCCGATAATGGAATCAGGGGGATTGTGGTTAAGATAGGGAATGGCATGGCCAGGGTATTTACCGTTGGTAATGAAATTACTGTGGAAGCCGGGGCTAAACTGGCGGTAGTCGCGTCGACGGCTAGGGATGCCGGTCTGGGCGGATTTGAATTTTCAACGGGAATACCCGGTACCGTCGGAGGGGCTGTGGCAATGAACGCGGGAGCCAACGGCTCCGCCGTGAGCGCGCTGGTTAAGAATGTGTTGATATTAAACTTTGATGGGAATTTTGTCGGTAAGAGTAAGGAGGATATGTCTTTTAGCTATAGGAGAAGCATATTACATTCAGAACCGGCAATTATTGTAGAAGCTACTTTTACCTGTTATCCCAGGGATAAGAAGCTCATCCGGGAAGAGATGGCTGATTACCTGAAAAAAAGAAAAGCATCACAACCACTTTGTTATCCTAATGCCGGAAGTGTTTTTAAAAACCCGCCGGGTGACTCCGCGGGACGTTTGATCGAAGCCACGGGTTTAAAAGGGGTCCGGGTGGGAAACGCCCAGATCTCCACACTACATGCGAATTTTATCATTAATCTGGGTTCTGCCACAGCCAAGGATGTTCTGGCTTTAATAGAGCACGTCAGAGAAGTTGTAAACAGCCGGTTTGGCGTGGATCTGCAACCCGAGATAAAGTTTACCGGTTATGATTAGGCGGAGGTGACAAAATGGAAAAATTCATGATCTTGGGTGGAAACCGCCTTAAGGGTACTATTCGCGCCAGCGGGTCTAAGAATGCCACCTTACCGATATTGGCGGCGAGTATACTCAACGCCGGTAAGAGCGTTATTCACGAAGTGCCCAGACTGGTTGACGTGTCAGTAATGAAAGATGTGCTGACTCACCTTGGCGCTAAAGTCAATTGGGACAGAAACACTATTGAAGTCGACAGCACGAATGTTCAGCCTGTTGAAATTTCCGAAGATTTGATGCGTCGCATGCGCGCTTCAAATCTTCTGTTGGGGGCGCTGTTAAGCAGGTTTGGACGCGTAAAAATATCATACCCGGGTGGCTGCCAAATCGGTAGCCGGCCAATGAATCTCCACTTAAAAGGTTTACAATTGTTAGGCGCCACAATTCAGGAAAAGTTTGGTTATATAACGGCCGAGGCTGATAAGCTGGTGGGCGCTGACATTCATCTCGACTTGCCTAGCGTTGGCGCCACAGAAAATTTGATGATGGCTGCGGTGCTGTCCGAAGGCGTTACATTCATCCGGAACGTCGCTAAAGAACCGGAATTGGTAGATCTGCAAAATTTCCTTAACAGCATTGGCGCTAAGATAAAGGGCGCGGGAACAGATACGATTAAGATCGAAGGTGTCAGCTTAAAAGACCTTAAACCAACTTCTTACACTATTATTCCTGACCGCATTGAAGCCGGGACGTATATTGTCTCAGCGGCTATAACCGGTGGTGATGTAACTGTAACCAACGTAATTCCTGAACACTTAGATCCGTTATTGGCGAAACTGCGCGAGGCTGGAGTCAATATAAGCGTCGGAGATGATAGTGTCAGGGTAGTGGGAAACGGGCGAATAAAAGCAGTCGATATAAAAACGATGCCTTATCCAGGTTTCCCAACCGACATGCAGCCACAAATGATGGCGCTTCTGAGTTTAGCGGAAGGAACCAGTGTGATTACAGAAACTATTTTTGAAAATCGTTTCAAACATGTCGGGGAACTCCGCAGGATGGGCGCTGATATTAAGGTCGAAGGGCAGACCGCGATTATTAAAGGAGTTGATAAGCTAAGCGGGGCCTGTATTGAAGCCAGCGACCTGCGGGCGGGGGCGGCGCTGGTTATGGCTGCCCTTGCCGCTGAAGGCGGGACCGTTTTGGAAAGAGTGCAACACATCGACCGAGGGTATGAGCGGTTAGA
Proteins encoded in this window:
- the murB gene encoding UDP-N-acetylmuramate dehydrogenase; translated protein: MADLTLYHGLLALIPGRVRAGEPMKKHTSWRIGGPADIFVEPGNRRELQLVVSFARDKGIPLTVIGAGSNLLVSDNGIRGIVVKIGNGMARVFTVGNEITVEAGAKLAVVASTARDAGLGGFEFSTGIPGTVGGAVAMNAGANGSAVSALVKNVLILNFDGNFVGKSKEDMSFSYRRSILHSEPAIIVEATFTCYPRDKKLIREEMADYLKKRKASQPLCYPNAGSVFKNPPGDSAGRLIEATGLKGVRVGNAQISTLHANFIINLGSATAKDVLALIEHVREVVNSRFGVDLQPEIKFTGYD
- the murA gene encoding UDP-N-acetylglucosamine 1-carboxyvinyltransferase codes for the protein MEKFMILGGNRLKGTIRASGSKNATLPILAASILNAGKSVIHEVPRLVDVSVMKDVLTHLGAKVNWDRNTIEVDSTNVQPVEISEDLMRRMRASNLLLGALLSRFGRVKISYPGGCQIGSRPMNLHLKGLQLLGATIQEKFGYITAEADKLVGADIHLDLPSVGATENLMMAAVLSEGVTFIRNVAKEPELVDLQNFLNSIGAKIKGAGTDTIKIEGVSLKDLKPTSYTIIPDRIEAGTYIVSAAITGGDVTVTNVIPEHLDPLLAKLREAGVNISVGDDSVRVVGNGRIKAVDIKTMPYPGFPTDMQPQMMALLSLAEGTSVITETIFENRFKHVGELRRMGADIKVEGQTAIIKGVDKLSGACIEASDLRAGAALVMAALAAEGGTVLERVQHIDRGYERLEVKYNSLGARIIRVHN